GGCGCTGGATGAGGCGTGCAAGCTGGCCAAGGCTTTCGGCTCGAACTTGAGGCTGGTTCACGTGGTGGATCTGGCGCAGTTTGGTTGGGGCGGCACCGAATTTCTGGATGCCACCGAACTGCAGAAGTCCATCAAGCAGGCCGGGGAGCAGGTGCTGGGGCAGGCAGGGGATCGCGCCCGCGCATTGGGCGTGACGCCGGATTGCAAGATACTGGAAAGCTGGGGAGACAAGATCGCCGCCGTCTTGTCGGATGAAGCCAGCGCCTGGGGCGCCGACCTGATCGTGATGGGCACGCACGGGCTGGGAGGCCTGATGCACCTGCTGATGGGCAGCGTGGCCGAAGGCCTGCTGAAGGTGGCGGATATGCCGGTGCTATTGGTGCGCAATCCCGGCGACTGAGCCGAGTCATGGTTCCGTCATTCTGCGGGAAGCCTTGCGGTCCTGGTGGACCCGTGAATGAAAAAAAGCCAGCCCGGCGTGCCGCGGCTGGCTTTTTCGAGGGGCTGGAAATCAGCTGGCGGCAGCTTCGGCGCCGCCTTCCTGTGCCTCGATCTTGGTGCGTACGGCCTTGCGCAGGCTTTTGTACAGATCGGGGTGGGTTTCCTTCAGGTCTTCGACGATTTCAAAATCTTCGCGGCGAACCTTGGACAGGTCGATCTGCTCGACGTGAACCAGGCGCAGCAGTTCGCGGACCGGTTTCGGCATGTTGCGGCCGCTTTCGTAGCGGGAGCCGCCGGATTGGGTAACGCCGATGCGGCTCCAGAACTCTTGTTGGTTCAGGCCCAGCTTGCGACGGATTTCCCGAGGATTCGGGATCTTTTCAAACAGTTTCATGAGTGTTCCTCTCGTATCTGAAACAAATGGTTCTAGTATTTTTTTAGGACTTCGCCCTGCCTACTAAAAATAGCAAAAAAAATTCAACAGGAATATTTTTGATGCAGGGAATTTAGTGAAGTTCCATGAATTTGAAAATTCAGTTTTGCTAATGTTAGCGGATTCTTATCGTTCAGGACAATGTTATCAGCATGCGAGACTGTGCATAGGCGCAAAAGTGTCGCAAATTTGCAATTGTCCTTGCGGAACGCATAGAAGGGGAGGGGTGGCGAGCCCGACCCCCGGCACTTGCACTGAATAACTGTGGCTGCTTCCTTCCGGACCTGACCAGGTTCGCTACCGTGCAATGCGGGGAGGCCCGCCATAGAGAAAACGGATTGTATCCAATGCCCATCTATTTGACAAGCATTTTTATAAGTTTTTTGCCGAACGGCGGAAGGAGTCGTCGGCGGGGAGAGTGGCTATTGATTGCGCGCATCATGCGGTGCAGACTCGGCAGTCAAGCCACCTAATATATACACGCCAAGCGCCATGGATACCACACTCGCCGACTTGCTGGCCGAACTGATCGGC
This genomic window from Chromobacterium violaceum ATCC 12472 contains:
- a CDS encoding helix-turn-helix domain-containing protein encodes the protein MKLFEKIPNPREIRRKLGLNQQEFWSRIGVTQSGGSRYESGRNMPKPVRELLRLVHVEQIDLSKVRREDFEIVEDLKETHPDLYKSLRKAVRTKIEAQEGGAEAAAS
- a CDS encoding universal stress protein translates to MYQRIFVPVDDSDTSNMALDEACKLAKAFGSNLRLVHVVDLAQFGWGGTEFLDATELQKSIKQAGEQVLGQAGDRARALGVTPDCKILESWGDKIAAVLSDEASAWGADLIVMGTHGLGGLMHLLMGSVAEGLLKVADMPVLLVRNPGD